CAGAACGAGCTGCAGATCGAGCTCGACCGCAGCCTGGCCAACACCCTGGGCATCAGCGTCAACGACGCCGCGCAGGCGCTGCGCGTGGCTTTCGCGGGGGTGGAGGTCGGCGACTGGGTTGATCCCACTGGGGAGTCGCGCGACGTGGCCGTGCGGCTGGCGCCGGAAGACCGCGTCGATGCCGCCAACATCGAGCGGCTGCCCATCACGGTGACGGGCAGCAACATGATGGTGCCGTTGGAGCAGCTCGCCACCGTCACGATGGGCAAGGCGCCGAGCCAGATCCAGCGAGAGGACGGCCAGCGCACCATCACCGTGGCGGCCAACGTCCAGGGTCGGAGCCCCGGCGAGGTGACGGCCGACGCGCGGCGCATCGCTTCGGAGATGAACTTCCCGCCCGGGTACGGCCTGCAGCTGGCCGGCGCCTCGCGCGACCAGCAGGTGGTGTTCGGGGCCATGGCTACGGCGCTGGCGATGGGCGTGGGCCTGATGTACCTCATCCTGGTGGTGCAGTTCGGCAGCTTCACGGCGCCGCTGGCGGTGATGCTGTCGCTGCCGCTGTCGTTGATCGGCGTGGTGGTGGCTTTGCTGATGGTGGGCAGCGGCCTCAACCTGATGAGCTTCATCGGCGTCATCATGCTGATGGGTCTGGTGGCCAAGAACGCGATCCTGCTGCTGGATGCCGCGCGTGTGCTCGAGAAGGAAGGCATGGGCCGCGAGGACGCGCTCATGGCCGCCGGTCGCAAGCGGCTGCGGCCCATCCTGATGACCACCTTTGCGCTGGTCGCCGGCATGGTGCCGGTGGCGGTGGGCATCGGCGAGGGCGGCGAGTTCTACCGGCCGATGGCGGTGGCCATCATCGGCGGCGTCATCACGAGTACCTTCCTGACGCTGCTCGTGATCCCGAGCTTCTACGACTCCATCGAGATCGCCAGTGAGCGCCTGGTGGCCAAGTTCCAACGGCGCGTCGAGCGCTTCAATCCCTTCGTGGCCTTCGTGCAGACCTTCATCGAGGCTCTGCTGACGCTGGTATTCCTGCGCTTCGTTTGGCGCATGCTGAACTGGCTCGTGCGCAAGCTGCGGGGCCGCGGCAAGCCGCCGATGGCGCCCACGCCCGGCTACAGGGGGGTGGCGGACTCATGACGGCCACGCTGCAGCTGCTGGCCGCCGTCGAGGCGCTGGCCGACGAGGCTGCGGCGCTGATCCTCGAGGTCTACGCGACCGACTTTGCCGTGCTGGGCAAGGCCGACGCATCCCCCGTGACGGTGGCCGACGAACGGGCCGAGGCGCACCTCGTCGCCGGTTTGCGCCTCCTGACGCCCGGCGTGCCTGTGGTGGCCGAAGAAGCCGTCTCGCGCGGCGAGGTGCCGGCGGTCGCCGGCCGCTTCTGGCTCGTCGATCCGCTGGATGGCACGCGCGAGTTCGTGTCGCGCAACGGCGAGTTCACCGTGAACATCGCGCTCGTGGAACGCGGCGAGCCGGTCCTGGGCGTGGTGCAGGTGCCCGTGCAGCGGCGGCGTTATGCCGGGCTTGTGGGGCAGGGCGCCTGGTGTGACGACGCCGAGGGGCGCCGCGCCATCGGCTGCCGCGCCGTGCCCGCCGCGGGCGAGCTGATGCTGGCCAGCAGCCGTTCGCACGGAGACGGGGCGGCGTTGCAGGGCTGGCTGGTGGCGCAGGGTCTGGCGGGGCGGCCGCTGCGCCACCGGCCGGTCGGCTCGTCGCTGAAGTTCGGGCTGCTGGCCTGCGGCGAAGCCGACCTCTACCCCCGCCTGGGGCGAACGATGGAGTGGGATACCGCCGCCGGTCAAGCGGTGCTGCGTGCCGCCGGTGGCGATGTGCACACGCTCGACGGCGCGCCGCTGCGCTACGGCAAGCCGGGCTTCGAAAACCCGCATTTTGTGGCCAGCGGGCGTGGCGGCGTGCCGGCTCCACGGGGCAAACCCGCCTGAGGCCTGCGCAGTGGGCTGCTAGCATGATCCGCATGCACAGCCACCGCGAGCCGCCGCCTCCCGCTGCCGACGGCGTGTCCGAGTCCGCGGGCATGCGGGTGCTCAAGAAGTACCCTAACCGCCGCCTCTACGACACGCGCTCCAGCAGCTACATCACCCTCGTCGACGTGAAGAAGATGGTGCTCGCGCACGAGGCCTTCGAGGTCCGCGACGCCA
This is a stretch of genomic DNA from Ideonella sp. WA131b. It encodes these proteins:
- the cysQ gene encoding 3'(2'),5'-bisphosphate nucleotidase CysQ, which produces MTATLQLLAAVEALADEAAALILEVYATDFAVLGKADASPVTVADERAEAHLVAGLRLLTPGVPVVAEEAVSRGEVPAVAGRFWLVDPLDGTREFVSRNGEFTVNIALVERGEPVLGVVQVPVQRRRYAGLVGQGAWCDDAEGRRAIGCRAVPAAGELMLASSRSHGDGAALQGWLVAQGLAGRPLRHRPVGSSLKFGLLACGEADLYPRLGRTMEWDTAAGQAVLRAAGGDVHTLDGAPLRYGKPGFENPHFVASGRGGVPAPRGKPA